The window CTGTGCTTGAATCCGTTCCTTTTCCTGATTTTTAACTTTTTCCAATATTTCCGGTGCAATCTCCGGAGCGGGTTGTTTGTTTAAAGAAAGATTCTCGTCCTCCAGCGCCTGCACATTTCTGTTTCTTTCAGACAGAACCTCATCAAGAGATTGAATGCGGGCAATCATTTCCTCTCCGCTGTTGACAAACCCGTCATTAAAAGCAGTATCGCCCGCAGTAAGAAGACCTTTTCTTGCTTCACACTCTTCTGTCTGCCTGTCAATTTCTTTTTTCTTCTGAATAATTTTGTCCAGACCCTGAAGCTGAGCAAGTTTTCCCTGTAAATCATATCGAGATTTATAATTCTGATAGTCTTTCTCCAAAGTATCTTTTTTTTCGGCCAATTCAGCGTGCTGGAGTTCCATCTGCTTTTTCTTTTCTTCTTCTATCAGAGCGACGGCACGTTCCTCTGCAAGCCGGTCGAGCTGCTGATGTTTTCTATCTAAAACGCCGATCCGGCCGCTTCTGGATTTCAGTTCATCTTTGGCAGCCTGCAAGCGGGTTTCAACCTTCCTCTGAGACACGCTCTCGTCCCCTGTTGAAACCAAATTCAAAAGCTTCTGCGTTATTTCATCGTCTCTATCTGCACCGGGGCCTGCCAGGCTTCCCGCTTGTCCAATAAATACGCTCTTTTCAAATGCCGCGGCCCCAATACCAAAAAAGCGTTGACCAAGGTCGGTTCCGCTCGCAATTTTCTCCTTTTCCCCCGTTGCCGTGTTCCATAAGCTGATTTTATCCGTCGCATTGGAAGCTCCGAACAGCTTCTCAATACGGTAAACAATCCCATTGTCTTCAAACTCAATAAATCCGGACATTTTGGCCCCGTCCCAAGGCAAATATTTTTTGCGTATATTTCTTGCCAAGTCACCGCTTCTTCCCTCAGAACCGTAGAACATCATTTTGATGAAAGCCATAATAGTGCTTTTTCCATCTTCATTGTTACCGTATATGATTTGGAAGCCGTTCTCCAAATCCAGTGAATATTCTTTCAGCCTGCCAAAATGGCCGATGTGAATTCTGTTAATTTTCATTGAGCTTCACCTCACTGTCAAACGCTTTTAATCCGATGTAAAGAGCGCGCCGGTACTGTGCCGCCTGTGCTTCATCTTTCAGGCCGGCGTTAATTTTCTCAAGCATTTTTCGGACAAAAATCCCTTTTAATGAGGTTTCTTTTGACAATGCATTTACGTCCACTTGTATATGCGTTTCATCCTTTATTTTAACAAAATACAGTTCATCTTCCAATCTGACCGCAATCGCGGCACAATCCGGCGAGAAGGTTGCACCAAGCGCACCTTCCAGAATCACTTTATATAAATTCTCCGAATAAGTTTCGCCGAATTTCTGTTTCAGCGTATGAAGGATGATCGCAGCCACTTCATTGTTTGCCGACGCCCCGCTGACATCAACACGAACCTCAAGGTTCATTCTTCTGCACACCGGCCGAAAAACGAGGTCGGACTTGTCTTTCAAGACCGTACCGATATAGACGCCTTTTTCATTCAGTTCGTCAAAGCCCCTTCCTTCGGGGCAGCCGCAGTAGGCATAAGCGGTTCTGCCGCTATGCAAAAGTTCGGTACGCATATGAATATGGCCAAACGCAATATAATCCATACCGCTGAATCGAATTTGCGAAGGAGTCACCGGATTGTAGTTGCTTGTCTGATTTTCTGCAACCAAATCGCCGTGCATAACGCAAATATTCACCATATCATCTTCAGGTACATTGACTTCTTTTAGCAGAGATTCTGTGACATAAGTCCCAGTAAATCCCGCGCCCCACACGCGTACTCCTTTATCGGGGAGTTCAAAAAAGTCAATTCCGGACTGAAAAATATGTACGTTGGCGGGCCAGTCCCCATCGGCATACGGGGAGTCCAACGACACATAGTCGTGATTTCCGGGTGCGATGGCAACCACCGCGTCAGGAATTTCAGACAAAGCTTTTTTCACGGAATGGACGGCCGCACTGTCTGTATTGGAGCTTTCAAATAAGTCTCCGGCAATCAGAAGCAATTCCACGCTTTCCGTTTTGCACATGGAAACGATTCTGTCAAAAGTCATCAGCATTTCTTCCCTGCGCTGTCTCGCTTTATTGCCAACAGACGCAAGTTCTGCGCCAAGGTGCAAATCCGCACAGTGAAGGATTTTTATTTTATTCATATATTCACGCTCCCTGGCAGGAATTTTATGTTTTTATTGCTTCAATTATATCAAAATAATTGAAGTAAATCAATCGCTACACCGGCGCCGTGATGGATTTGAAGTTTTAATGGAACAAAAAACTGGACGCCTGAGATTTCGTCTCAGGCGTCCAAGCTTTTCATTATTTTACCGAATTTCAATTCTGCGTGTTTCAGGCACTGCGGTTTCCATCTTCGGCAAACTAAGTTCCAAAATACCATCCTTGTATTCCGCGGAAATTTCACTGCCTTTGATATTTGAGATATCAAAGCTGCGGGAAAACGAACCGTATCTGCGCTCCCTGCGAATGTAGCTGTCCTTTTTTTCTTCGGTTTCATCGCTGTGCTCTGCGCTGACGGTCAGGCTGCTGCCCTCAATATCAATTTTGATATCTTCTCTTTTAAAGCCCGGCAGTTCCGCTTTCAGAACATATTTGTCTCCATGATCGATAACATCCGTACGGAATGATGAAAAACCCTGCGATATATCGCCAAAGAAGTTTTTCTCCATGTTATCAAAATAATTGAAGAGATTACTTTCCCTGCGTCCAAACGGCATTAAATCAAACATCATAAAAACCTCCAAAATAATTATTTGTCTTCCGGAAGCTTTGCTTCCTTTAACAATTATTACTATATCTAAAGATTATGAAAAAAATTCAGATAAAATATGATCAAAATGTTAATTTTAGCACTCTATATGTAGGAGTGCTAAAATTTAAGAAAAATCTCTGCTTCCGGAATAAAAGCCGGAAGCAGAGCTCATTTCAATTATTTTGTTCTTGTTTCAGATTTCATTTTTCTTTTCGTTACAATGAAGACAACTGCGGCCGTCAATGCAACAATCACAAACACCCAGACATACATTGAGCTTTCACCGGTTTTCGGTGGATTAGAAAGCGGAACGTCCTCATTCCCAATTGTCTCTGCCGGCACAGGTTCGGATGAAGCCGGACCTATCTGCGGAGTAGACTCCGGGTTGATGCTCTCAAAAACAATTGAATTATTTGCGTTACCGCCACCGCCACCGCCACCGCCGCCACCGCCGCTGCTGCTGGAGGTTTGTACGTCAAACTGAATGTTCCATGCTATTTTTGCATTGGCCGATTGAAACTCGTTATCCATTTTTTCAGGGGCTGTCAGCGTAGCGAAAATTTTTCCGGTTACGCTGTTTCCGTAAACATAGCCCAATGAGATTGGGTTTGTAACGATATCTTTGTCGGCCGTTT of the uncultured Caproiciproducens sp. genome contains:
- a CDS encoding DNA repair exonuclease, with amino-acid sequence MNKIKILHCADLHLGAELASVGNKARQRREEMLMTFDRIVSMCKTESVELLLIAGDLFESSNTDSAAVHSVKKALSEIPDAVVAIAPGNHDYVSLDSPYADGDWPANVHIFQSGIDFFELPDKGVRVWGAGFTGTYVTESLLKEVNVPEDDMVNICVMHGDLVAENQTSNYNPVTPSQIRFSGMDYIAFGHIHMRTELLHSGRTAYAYCGCPEGRGFDELNEKGVYIGTVLKDKSDLVFRPVCRRMNLEVRVDVSGASANNEVAAIILHTLKQKFGETYSENLYKVILEGALGATFSPDCAAIAVRLEDELYFVKIKDETHIQVDVNALSKETSLKGIFVRKMLEKINAGLKDEAQAAQYRRALYIGLKAFDSEVKLNEN
- a CDS encoding Hsp20/alpha crystallin family protein, translated to MMFDLMPFGRRESNLFNYFDNMEKNFFGDISQGFSSFRTDVIDHGDKYVLKAELPGFKREDIKIDIEGSSLTVSAEHSDETEEKKDSYIRRERRYGSFSRSFDISNIKGSEISAEYKDGILELSLPKMETAVPETRRIEIR
- a CDS encoding LPXTG cell wall anchor domain-containing protein, with the translated sequence MKNKVLKKLNRIALISIAVAALMACSSFTAFAAVSTPEAKVIYTGTTKTVTVQNPVNLNTFADLMPGETTGRQSIVIQNDSSQKMQVYFQANPSEENPNKVISKKLLDGLILTVTFKLDDNTAEQTLYVGPASGKTADKDIVTNPISLGYVYGNSVTGKIFATLTAPEKMDNEFQSANAKIAWNIQFDVQTSSSSGGGGGGGGGGGNANNSIVFESINPESTPQIGPASSEPVPAETIGNEDVPLSNPPKTGESSMYVWVFVIVALTAAVVFIVTKRKMKSETRTK